DNA from Bacteroidota bacterium:
CCACCCGTAAGGGCATAGCAGTATCGTGCCCAGAATCACCACGCGGTCGAGGGCGCAGCACCGCCGCGCCCCTACGATTTCAGATGGAGGCGTACGATATTCCTGACGGCAGCGAGGACCGCACGGCGTCTGTCGCGGCGGCGAATGCTTACGCGCTCGGGTTCATCCTCCCCGTGCTCGTCCTGCTCGTGGGCGGGTACGGGCTCCTCTGGGGCTGGAGTGTGCTGGGCGACGGGTTCAACGCGCTCGTCACGCCGCTGTGGCGGTTTCTGCTGATCTTCGCCGCGGGCATCGTGGTGCACGAGGCGCTGCACGGGATCGCATGGCGGCTTGCCGGAGCCCCGGCGGGGACGGTGAGCTTCGGCTTCCAGGTCAAGACGCTGACGCCCTACGCGCACTGCTCGGCGGCGCTGCCGGCGCACGCCTACCGCACCGGTGCGGCGGCACCGGGCGTCGTGCTCGGGCTCGTCCCGGCGCTCGTCGGGCTCGCCTTCGGGATGGGGGCCGTGTTCTGGTTCGGGACCTTCTTTACGCTCGCAGCCGGGGGCGATGCGCTCATCCTGTGGCTCCTGCGCGGCGTCCCGAGCGGCCGCCTCGTCAAAGACCACCCCTCGAAGCCAGGCTGCTTGCTCTTGCCGGTGAGCACCAGCTAGCTCTGCCCACGCCTTTCGTCACTGCAAGACTGGGTCAGCGCAGAAACACCGCCGCGCCGAGGCGGAGGCCGAAGCGGTTGGCCGTCGGGGTGTCCACGCCCTCGGCGGAGCCGTAGAAGGCGGACTGGAAGAACCCCTCGCCGGTCACGCCGACGCGGGAAGACACCAGGTAGAGCACGCCGAGCCCTGCCCCAAGTGCGAAGCCTGAGGCGCGGAACGCGAGCGGCGGGTCACCTGCGGGCGTAGCGAAGTCCGTGCTGGCGCGCGAGTAGCCCACGAGCGCGGTGACGAACGGGTAGAACGGCCGCGGCGGTCGCCCGAAGTAGTAGCTCAGGTTCGGGCCGACGGTCAGGATCGACGTGTCGGTGACGTTGCTCGACGTGGTCTCGTAGGCGAGCGTGGTGCCGAGCGCGAGGCGGTCGGCGAGGAAGAAGCCGAAGCGGGGGTCGAGGACGACGGCGCTCGTGCGGCTGCCGTCGGCGTTGGCCTGGAGGTCGCCCCCGAGCCGGGCGAAGCCGACGGTCCCGCCGAGCTGCACCGTGCCCCGGTCGAGCAGGCCACGCTGGGCGAGGGCACTGGGGGCGAGCAGGCTCACGGCGACGAGGAGGAGAAGCAGGGGCATGGCCAGAGTGGGAGAGTGGGAGAGTGGGAGAGTGGGAGAGTGGGAGAGTGGGAGAGTGGGAGAGTCAAGAAAAGGCATAAAAGTTACGAAGACCCTTGCGCTCCGCGCCGACCCATACTTCTTCCCACTCCAGCCATTCCTCCGATTCCTGGCATGCCTCCCCGCCGGACCACCCCTCCTAGCCCTCCACGCCGAACCGACCCTAACCCGCTCGGGCACCGAACGCGTCGTGGGTAGTATGTTGCAGCGGCGGTGACCTCCGGCGTGCCGCTCCTCTCTCTTTCAGACCAACTCTCCACTGTCATGCGAAGCACCGGGGCCATCGTCATCCTTGTCATCGCGCTCGTAGTTGGCTTCGCCGGCTGCTCCGGGTGCGGGACCTACAACGCGCTCGTCTCGGCCGACGAGACCGTCGAGGCGGCGTGGGCCAATGTTGAGACGGCCTACCAGCGCCGCGCCGACCTCATCCCGAACCTCGTCGGCACCGTGCAGGGCGCGGCGGAGTTCGAGAGCAGCACGCTCCAGGAGGTCACCGAGGCCCGCACCCGCGCCGTCAACGTGACCCTCTCGGCCGAGGACCTCGACAACCCGGAGGCCCTCCAGCGCTTCCAGGAGGCGCAGTCGCAGCTCGGAGCCGCCACGGGCGCGCTCATCAACGCCGTCCGCGAGGACTACCCCGAACTCCGCGCCACCGAGGCGTTCCGCGACCTCCAGGTCCAGCTCGAAGGGACGGAGAACCGCATCAACACGGCGCGGACGCGCTACAACGAGCAGGTGCGGGACTACAACACCTCGGTGCGGCGCTTCCCGACCTCGCTCTGGGCCGGGCTCTTCGGCTTCGACCGCCGCGTCCCGTTCGAGGCCGAGGCCGGGGCCGAGCAGGCACCGACCGTAGACTTCAGCAGCTAGCCGCCAGGGCGCGCCGCGCCCCCACGGGTCTCTCATGCGCTTCCGCCTCTGGTTTGCCGCTCTCGCGCTCGCCGCCGGCGGGCCGGCCGAGGCGCAGCGCATCCCGCCGCGCCCGTCGCCGGCCGAGGGGCTCGTGATCGACCGGGCGGACCTCCTCTCGCGCTCCGAGCGCCAGGCGCTCAACCAGCGCCTCGTCGCCTTCGACGACTCGACCTCGAACCAGATCGTCGTCGTCATCCTCCCGACGCTCGGCGGGGCCGAGCCGGGGCCGTTCGCCACCGAACTCGGGCAGCAGTGGGGCGTCGGCCAGGGCGGCAAGGACAACGGCGTCGTCTTCCTCGTCTCGACGGGCGACCGCGAGGTGTTCATCGCAACGGGCTACGGGCTGGAGGGAGCCATCCCCGACGTGGTTGCCGGGCGGATCGTGCGCTCGGTCGTCGTGCCGAGCTTCCGGCAGGGGCAGTTCTACGCCGGCATCTCGCGCGCCGTGGACGCGCTCGTGGCCGCCGCCGAGGGAGAGTACACCGCCGAGCCATCGCCGGGTGGCCCCGGCGACGGGGTGCCGTTCGCGCTCCTCGTGATCCTCGCTATCATCGTGATCGCGCTCCTGTCGTCCGGGCGGAGCGAGTCGGGCGGTGGTGGCCAGCGGCGGCGGCGCTCGGGGCTGCCGCCGGTGATCGTGTTTCCCGGCGGCTTCGGCGGCGGGCGCAGCAGCGGCGGCTTCGGAGGAGGCTTTGGCGGGGGCGGGTTCGGGGGCGGGTTCGGAGGCTTTGGCGGCGGCGGCTTTGGTGGTGGCGGAGCCGGAGGCGGGTGGTAATTCTGATGCGCCTCGCGCGTTTGCACGGTTCGTCCGTGGTAGTTTTGCACGCCCCGACGCCAGACCGCCGCGCTGATTTCCGAGATCCCCCATGAGCCGGTTCGAGCAGCTCCTCGACTTCCACCGCCAGGACCCGGACGACGCCTTCGTCCGCTACGCCCTCGCGCAGGAGTACCTCCGGCTCGGCGAGACCGAGCAGGCGCTGGCCTACTTCGAAGGGCTCGTCGCCGACCAGCCGGACTATGTGGGCACCTACTACCACCTCGGCAAGCTCTACGAGGACTTGCACCGGAAAGACGACGCAGTCCGCACCTACCAGGCCGGGATTGGGGTAGCGGCGTCCGACCCCCACGCCCGCGCCGAGCTTCAGAGCGCCCTGCTCGAAGCGCAAGGCATCGGGTTCGACTAGCCACGACAATGCGAATGCTTTTGCAGACCGTTCCGCGCGTGCTCCGGCGCGCTGCCCTCGCGGCGGGCCTCGTGCTGGCTTCGGTGCCTGCGCTTGCGCAGAGCGAGGCAGTCTACGTGGTGCAGTCCGGGGATACCCTCTTCAAGATCGCCCAGACGCACGGGCTGACCGTGGACCAGCTCAAGGCGTACAACGGGCTCACCTCGAACATCATCAGCATCGGGCAGCCGCTCCGCGTGGCGGCGACTGACGGGGGACGCATCGGCTGGGAGGGCGAAGAAGTAGCCGAACTACCCGGCACTGCCGATCCGGTCATACCGGAGCCACCCGACGCTCTCCCGCTGTCGGAGATCGAACCGCTGGAGGACCGACCCGTCGTGCTCGAAACGCCGGCCCCGATCCCGGCCGGTCCGCCTCCGCCTCCGCCCCCTCCGGCGGCGATGGCGCGCGTCCGCATCGGCCGAGGCGCGCGCGGCGAGGTCACCGCGCCGCCGCTTTCGGCCTCGGGCGGTGCGCTGGCGGTGCACGTCGTGCAGGCGGGGGAGACGCTCTACCTGATCTCGCGGCGCTACGGCATGACCGTCGACGGCCTCAAGGCGCGCAACGCGCTGGAGACGAACCTGCTGTCGGTCGGGCAGGAGCTGATCGTCTCCGGCGAGGCGGCCCCGCCGCCCGCCGCGGCGGCCCCGCTGCCGAGCACGCCCTACGACCTAACCGAGAGCACCGTCCCCGACGACCGGGTCCACGTCACCCGCCGAGGCGAAACGCTCTACGCCGTCGCGGCCCGCTACGGCACGACAGTCGCGGACCTGCTCGCGCTCAACACCCTCACCACGGCCCCGCTCCCGGCCGGGTCTGTCCTGGCGCTGCCCGACTCGTCCGCCGAGCGCTACTACCGCGCCCCGGCTCCGATCCCGCCGCCCGACGAGGCCGGCCTCGCGCTCGTCTACCCCGACTCCTACCGGGGCCGCGAGACCATCAGCGGCGAGGCTTACGACCCGGAGGCGCTCACGGCGAGCCACCGGACGCTCCCGTTCGGGACCGTCGTCCACGTCCTGCTGCCCGCCCGTGAGCGCGCCGTCCTCGTCCGCGTCAACGACCGGGGGCCGGTCAGCGAGGGGTTCCTCGTCGAACTCTCCGAGGCGGCGGCCGACGCGCTCGGGCAGGACCGCGGGGCCGCTGAGCGGGTCGAGTTGCGCGTGATCCGGTAGCGGTGCCGTTCGCCCGGCAGTGTCTCGTGAATTTAGGCCGAACGGGAAGTCTGCTAGAGCGTATCATTTCTCTATTCGCCCGTCTTACACCCATCTCTTGCTGCCATGGCCACGCTCACGCCCTCCGAAATGACCATCCTCGTCGTGGACGACGAGGAAGACGTCGTCGAGATCATCAGTCACTTTCTGCGCCAGGAAGGCTTCAACGTGCTCACGGCGTACGACGGCGAAGCGGCCCTCGAACAGGCGACCCAGAGCGTCGACCTCGTCGTGCTCGACGTGATGCTGCCCGGCCTCGACGGGTTCGAGGTGGCGCGGCGGCTGCGGGGCCGCGTCGAGACCGAGATGATCCCGATCCTCTTCCTCACTGCGAAGGTCGAGGAGTCTGACCAGATCGAAGGGCTTATGGCCGGGGGCGACGCCTACCTCACCAAGCCCGTCAGCCCGTCGGTAGTCCTCGCCAACGCCCGCGCCGTCCTCCGCCGGACGGGTACTGAGGAGAGCCATATCCTCACCGTCAACGACCTGATGATCTACGAGGACGAGTACCGCGCCACGCTCGGCGGCGAGGACCTCGGCCTGACACTGACGGAGTTCGAGCTGCTGCGCTACCTCGTCCGGCACCCGCGCAAGGCGTTCACCCGGCAGCAGCTCCTGGAGACGATCTGGAAGGACGCGATGATGGTCACCGAGCGCACCGTCGACGCCCACATCAAGAACCTCCGCGAGAAGCTCAGCGACTTCGCCAAGCACATCCAGACCGTGCGCGGGGTCGGCTACCGCTTCGTCGAGGAAGAACCGGAGGAGGAAGAAGCGTGATCCAGAAGGCGGCGAGCAGCGTACAGACGGCAGACCTGCTACGCTGCCTTCTGCCGTCTGCCCTCTGACCCATGAGCCGTCTCAAAGACCTCCAGAGCCTGCTCCTCCCGCGCCGCGCCTCGACGCAGACGTGGATGATGCTGACGTTCGCCCTCTTCGTCGGGGCGGCGGTGGCGATCGTGGGGCTCTACGCCTTCCTCGTGCTGCGCGGCCAGGTGGAGGACGCCGCGCGCGAGACGCTCCGCGTCCAGGCCCGCTACCTCTCAGCCCAGCTAGAAACGGTCGAGGACCCGGAGGTGCTCTTCGAGACAATCCAGCGAACGAGCACCGCGACGCCCTACCGGATCGGGGTCGCCAAGAAGGACTCCCTCGTGTGGGAGATGGTCGACGGGCGCATCCTCACCGACCGGACGTTTCTCGACCAGCCTGAGGTCGAGCAGGCTGTCCGCACCGGCTTCGGCTACGACGAGCGGACGGGCAGCCTCGGGCCCGTGCTCTACGTGGCCCACTACAGCCCCGTCTCGGACTACGTTGTCCGCATCGGGCAGCCGGCCCCGCCGCTGCTGACCCTCGTCCAGAAGATGCAGGCGACGCTCATCATCGGGATGGCGCTCGCGCTCGTGCTGGCGCTCATCGGGGCGTGGATCGCGGCGCTCCAGGTGACGCGCCCGCTCAAGGCGATCTCGAAGAGCGCCCGCCGCGTCAACGAGGGCGACCTCGACCGCGAGATCGTGGTGCGCACGCGGGCGGCCGAGGTGCAGGACCTCGCCAGCAGCCTGAACTCCATGGCCGAGCGCTTCCGCGAGGACATCTACGAGCTCCAGCGTGTGGCGCGCGTCCAGAACGAGTTCATCGGCAACGTCAGCCACGAGGTCAAGAACCCTATCTTCGCCGTCGGCGGCTACCTCGAAGCGCTTGACGCGGCGGGGCTCTCGGACGCGCAGCGGCAGAAGTATGTCGCCAAGGGGCTGCTGAACCTCCAGCGGCTCAACAACCTCTTCGGCGACCTCATCGAGATCGCCAAGCTGGAGTACCGCGAAGACCTCATCCGGCCCGAGGTCTTCGACCTCCAGGGGCTCCTCGGGGAGGTGGCCGAGATGCTAGAGCCGAAGGCCGAGGACAAAGGGCTCGCCCTCGTCTACCAAAACCAGCCCGTCGAGGTCTGGGCCGACCGCAGCCGCATCCGGCAGGTACTCACCAACCTCATCGACAACGCGATCTCGTACTCCGACGCCGGCACCGTGAAGTGCCGGATGCGCCGCCACCTGGACAAGGTCCGCATCGAGGTCGTCGACACCGGGCGCGGCATCGCCGAGGATCACCTCGAACGCATCTTCGAGCGGTTCTACCGCGTCGACAACGCCCGCAGCCGGGCGCAGGGCGGGACCGGCCTCGGCCTGGCCATCACCAAGCAGATCCTCCAGGCCCACGGCGAGCAGATCCACGTCGAGAGCACCGCCGGGCGCGGCACCCGGTTCTGGTTCGAGCTGCTCCTGGCCGAGTCCGTCCCCGAGTACCGCGCGGCGGCCAGCGACACCTTCGGCGAGGAGGTCGAGGTCGTGCTGTAGCGTTTCGAGCAAGGTGCAGCAAGACGCACGCTGCGGCTGCATGATGGACCATACGTCGGGCACCGGAGAGTAGGACGCCGTCGGGTTAGAGGATGGATACCCGATGTTATTGCGTAGGTCTAACCTATGTGATGCGCCGAAAGGGAACACGGGCGGAAAGGCCCTGTAGCTGGCCTCGCGCATCTCCAACTCTCTCTCCCCGCCTCCCGCAATGCCCTCCTTCTCTGGACGTACGCCCTTTTCCCCCCGATCCCTCATCGTCTCCCTCCCGCCGCCTCGGCCTCGCTATCGTCGGTGTCGGCGGAGCCGTCAGCACGACCGCCGCAGCCGGCGTCGAACTGCTCCGGCAGGGACGCACCGAACCTCACGGCCTCCCGCTCGCCTCGCTCGACACCGACCTCATCTGCGACCTCGCACCCTACGGTGACCTCGTCATCGGTGGGTGGGACGTGAGCGGCGACGACCTAGCGGCTGCGGCGCGTGGGCACGACGTGCTCTCGCTTCAGCAGTACGGTGCCGCCGAAGACGCCCTCGCGGCTGTCACGCCGTGGCCGGCTGTCGGCGACGAGCGCTTCTGCCGCGGCGTCACCGGTGCCCACGTCGCAAACTGCGACAGCCCGTCCGTGGCCGTCGACGCCGTCCGCGCCGACCTCCGCCGCTTCCGCGACGACGAAGGCCTCGACGGCGTCGTGATGATCAATCTCGCCTCGACCGAGGCCACGCCCGAGCGCGACGCGGCCCTCTTCCAGTCGGCCGACGCGTTCGAGGCGGCCGTCGAGGCGGGCGACGACCGGATCCCGCCGGCGATGCTCTACGCCTACGCCGCGATCCTCGAAGGCGTCCCCTACGGCAACTTCACGCCCTCGACCGGCGCTGATGTGCCCGCGCTCATCGAACTCGCGGAGCGCCACGGCGTCCCGCTCGCCGGCAAGGACGGCAAGACCGGGCAGACGTTCGTCAAGACGCTCGTCGCCCCCGGCCTCCGCGCCCGCGCGCTCGGCGTCGAGGGCTGGTTCTCGACTAACATCCTCGGCAACCGCGACGGCGAGGCGCTCCGCGAGGCCGACTCGCTCGCCTCGAAGATCGGGACCAAAGGCTCCGTCCTCGACCAGATCCTCGGCTACGAGGTCGAGGACCACGTCGTCAAGATCAACTACTACCGCCCGCGCGGCGACGCCAAAGAGGCGTGGGACAACGTCGACCTCGTCGGCTTCCTCGGCGAGCAGATGCAACTCAAGATCAACTTCCTCTGCAAGGACTCGATCCTCGCAGCCCCGCTCGTGATCGAGATCGCCCGCCTCCTCGACGCGGCTCAGCGCGACGGCGAGGGCGGCGTGATGGAGTGGATGGGGACGTTCTTCAAGGGCCCGATGACGGCCGACGGGCGCGAGCCCGAGCACGCGCTCCACGAGCAGCAGGCGGCGCTCCTCGGCTGGCTCGAAGCCCGCGCCGCGCGCCGCGCGCCGTCCGAAGGCGATGGGGCCGCCCTCGCCGCCGTGCCGACAGTCGAGCCCTCGGCGTCGTGACCGCCGCAGCAACCGAAAATCTCGCGGGGGTCGGCGCGCTCGCCGGCCTCGCCCGCGAGGTCGTGGACCTCAAGCGGATGCGCGACGCGCGCTCGCCGCGGTCGCTGGCCGAGTGGCTGTTCGCCCGGTCGTGGACGCGGCTCGTGCGCGGCGATGCGTTGGGTGCGGTTGCGCTCGGCGAGACGGCGCAGGCGCTCGCCGCCGTCCGCCTTGCCGGGATCGACCGCGCCGTGATGCGCGACCACGGGCTGACCGACGCCGAGGCCGCAGCCGCGCTCGTCCAAGCCTTCGACGACGTAGCTGGACCGCTCGACGGTGCCCTGCGCGACCGGCTGCGCGAGGCGCTCGCGCAGGACCCGGCCCGCGTTGTCCCGCTCGGCGACGAGCCAGGCTTCGTCGAGGTGCTCGTCCGACAGCCGCGCGCCGGGGCGACGCACCCCGGCGTCCCGCGCCTCGTGCTCGACCCGGCCGAGAGCCACGCCGACCACTGCGCGAGCGTCGCGCTTCTCTCCGTCCTCCTCGCCCCGACCTTCGGGGCCGACCCGGCGCGTTCGTTCTTGACCGGCCTCGCCCACCACCTCTTCAACGTCACCCTGCCCGACGCCGGCTTTGCGGGGGACCAGCTCCTGGGCGACGCGGCGGACCGGATGACAGCGGCCGCGTTCGAGCGTGCCCTCGTGGCGCTGCCCGGTGACCTGCGTGAGGAGACGAAGGCGGCGCTTGCTGCCACGCGCGAGGCGCAGTTCGACACGCCCGCCGCGCGCACCTTCCACGCCGCCGACGTGCTCGACCGCGTGCTCGAAATGGAGAGGCACGCCCGCTCGGCGCGGTTCCGGCTCGCCGACGCGCTGGGGACAGATACCGAGGCGGGGCAGCGCAACATCGTCCATGCCGGGTTCGAGCAGGACTTCCAGCGCGAGGTGCTGCACGCGGCCGGGCTGTGGCCGCCGGAGGGACTGCGATGAGCAGTGCTGACCAACCATTCGCGTGGGGCATCGTCGGCTGCGGCTGGGTGGTGCGGGACTACGTCGCCCCAGCCCTCGCCGCCACCGGCACCGTCGCCGCGCTCTGCGACCCCGACGCCGAGGCCCTCGCCGCGACCGCGCCCGGTGCCGCGCACTACGCCGACCTCGACGCCTTCCTCCGTCACCCCGGCCTCGACGCCGTCTACGTGGCCACGCCGAATCACCTCCACGCTGCGCACGTCGCCGCCGTTGCCGAGGCGGGATTGCCCGTCCTCTGCGAGAAGCCGATGGCGCGGACAGCGGTCGAAGCCGAAACCATGATCGAGGCGGTTCACCGGGCCGGGGTGCCGTACGCGACTGCGTTCGACCAGCGGTTCCACCCGGCGCACGTCGCGCTCCGCCGGCTCGTCGCGCACGGCGCGCTCGGGACGGTCACCTGCGTCCGCATCCACTACGCCTGCTGGACCCCGGCCGACTGGGCCCCCGACGCGCTCTACCGCGACAACTGGCGCGTCGACCCCGAGCGGGCCGGCGGCGGCGCCCTCATCGACCTCGCCCCGCACGGGCTCGACCTCACCCAGCTTCTCCTCGGCGAGCCGATTGTCGAGGTCGCCGCGCTCACGCAGGAGCGGGTGTTCGACTACCCGGTCGACGACGGCGCGGTGCTCGTCGGGCGGACGGCGTCGGGCGCGCTCCTCAGCCACACGGTCGCCTACAACTGCCCCGACGCGTTCCCACGCCGCCGGCTCGAAGTGATCGGGACGGAGGCGCGGGCGCTTGCCGTCAACACCATGGGGCAGACGCCCGGCGGGACGCTCACGCTCACGCACGCCGACGGCCGGGAGGAGGCCGTCCCGTTCGACGCCGAGCGCTCGCCGTTCGAGGCACAGGCTGCTGCGTTCGTACATGCCGTGCGGTCGGGCGAGCCGTTCCCGTACGGCCCCGAGCGCGACCTCCACACGATGCGCCTCCTCGACGCCGCCGTCCAGAGCCGCCCCGTCCGCGTCGACCCCGAACCTGTCACCGCCTAGCTATGCCCGGCTCGACCCTGGACCTCCCCGCGTTCTGCTGCACGAACTGCGGCTTCTGGCAGCGCTACTTCGACGTGCCGCCCGACTGTCCCGTCTGCACCGACTACCGCCACCCGCTGCCGGCCGACGGGTGGAGTTTCTGGACCGCCGACGAGGTCGACCGCCGCGTCGAGGTGACGTGGTGCGAGGTGCTGCCCGACCTCTGGATGTTCACCGCGACCCCCGGCATCGGGATCGGCTCGTGCGGGTTTCTCGTCGTCCGCGAGGAGGGCAACATCGTCTTCGAGGGCTGCGGGTGGTACTCGGACGCGGCGCTCGACCAGGTCGAATCGCTCGGCGGGGTGCGGTGGCTGGCGTACTCGCACGCCCACGTCCAGGGCGCGCTCTGGCGCCTCGCCGAGCGGTTCCGGCCCGAAGTCGTCTGCCACACCGAGCAGCTTCCGACGGCGCAGGCGCTCCCCGTCGCCTGGCCCTTCGACGACCGCGCCGACCTCGGCGACGGAGCCGCGCTCCTCCACACCGGCGGCCACACGCCCGGTCACTCCGTGCTCTACCTCGCCGACCGCCGGATGCTCTTCTGCGGCGACGCGCTGAAGTACAAGCTCGACGCCGCGCCCGTCGGTCGCCCGCTCGCCGTCTCGACTCACAAGGCCTACGACGCCCACATCCCCCTCACGCACGACGACATGCGGCGCTACCGCGACCTCTTCGCTGGTCTCGATGTCGAGATGGTCGTTACGCCGTGGGAGGTCGTCCCCGAGGGCGGGCTGCCGCTCGCGCTCGCCATGCTCGACGCGCAAGCCGCCCGCCGCCCGTCGGCCGACTGGTTCGCCGCCGACACCCACACCTTCGTCCCCGACGACCACTTCGACCCCGCCCATGTCTGACTTCCCGCCCGCGCCTGACTTTAGGGTGCCGCCCGACCCGCCCACCGTCGCCCGCTACCGCGCCGCCCTCAACCTCGACGAGGTCTACGAGTTCGCCCTCACGCCGCTCGACGTAACCGGCATCCCCGTCTGGACCGTCGCGACCTGGCTCGACGGCGAGTTCACGAGCGGGATCGGCTACGGTACCACCGACGACCGCGCCCGCATCGGCGCGTGGGGCGAGTTGGCCGAGGGCGTCTTCGTCCACCGGCTCCGGGAGATGGCGACGCAGCGCGGGAGCTACCGCGACCTCGCGGAGGCCGGCGCGCGCGCCGTCGACCCGCTCCGGCTCCGCCTCCCGGTCGGGACGGACTACACCGAGGACACCGAGCGGCTCTGGGTCGAGGCGACGCGGTTCGTCCCAGGCACGAGTGCCGACGAGGAATCAGCCTGGATGCTTCTCGATGAGGCGGCGGCGCACACCTATAACCTCCCGCCGGACTACACCCCGCTCTACACCCCGATCACGAACGGCCTCGGCGCGGGCGACACGCCGGCGCGCGCCCTCGCGCACGGTCTCCTCGAACTCGTCCAGCGCGACGCCTCCTCGACCGGCTACCGCGCCTTCGACCGCGGCCTCGTGCTCGACCTCGGCGGCGTGCCCGACCCGGAGACGCGGCGGTGGATCGAGCAGATCGAGGACGCCGGGATCACACTCATGGCGAAGCTCGCCGGAACGCCGCTCGGGATCCCCGTGATCTACGTCGTCGGGCGCGAGCGCGACCTGGGCGCGATGCCGCACCCGCTCGTGCTGACGGGCTGCGGCGAGGGTGCCCACCCCGACCGCGAGCGGGCGCTCCAAAAAGCCGTCCTCGAGTACGGCGCGAGCCGCGTCCGCAAGCGCTTCGCCCACGGCCCGGTGGCCGACCTCGAAGGCCGCGTTCCCGACGCCTACCTCCGCCGCGTACGCGAGATGGGCGTCGAGGGCGAAGAAGGCCGCGCCACCGACGCCGTCGCCGAGTGGGCCGGGCTGGACGGGCGTGAGCAGCTTCGCCGGCTCGAGAACCGCTGGTTCCGCGAGGCCGAGCGCCTCGCCTTCGCCGACCTCCCGACCGACCGCAGCCTGGAGACGCCCGAGGCCCTCGCCGCCGACGTCGCCCGCCGCTGCGCCGACGCTGGACTCGAAGCCTATTCCGTCGCACTCTCGCCGCCGGACGCCGACGTGTCGGTCGTCAAGACGATCGTGCCGGGGCTGGAGGTCGAGACGGTGACCTACGGCCGGATCGGGCCGCGCAACGTGCGCCGCCTGCTCGGACGAATCGAGGCCGGCGACGCGGTCGTCCATCCCGACCTCGTCGGGATCGGGCGGCCGCCGGCCGAGGCGCAACCAGTTCCGCTTGCGCCCGAAGGCGAGGCTGCGCTCGGCGGCTCCGCATGGGTCCACCTCGACCTGATGGAAGAGGCCGCCGGGCCGATCTACGCGATGTACCGCGAGCCGGCCGAGCACGTCGTCGGCCTTCGCGCCGAAGGCGCTGGGGCGGAGGCTGCGTGATGCTCCGCTACGCCTACAACACGAACGGCGCGGCCAACCACCGGCTGGACGACGCGCTCGCGCTCATCGCCGAGTGCGGCTACAACGGCGTCGCCCTCACGCTCGACCACCACCACCTCGACCCGTTCGCGCCCGACCTCGACCGCCGGGCGGCGCACCTCGACCGGCGGCTCCGCGAGCTCGGCCTCGGCCTCGTCGTCGAGACCGGGGCGCGGTTCCTCCTCGACTTCCGCCACAAGCACCGCCCGACGCTGCTCGACCCCGACCCGGCGGGCCGCACGCGCCGCCTCGACTTTCTGACCCGGGCGCTCGACGTGTGCGCCGCGTGCGGCGGCGAGACGGTCTCGTTCTGGTCCGGCCCGCTTCCCGATGGGATGGACGAGGACAGGGCGTGGGGCTGGCTCGAAGAAGGGGTCGCAGCCGTCGCAGAGCGCGCCGCCGAGCGCGGGGTCGACGCCTCGTTCGAGCCCGAGCCGGGCCACCTCGTCGACACGCTCGCGGGCTACGACCAGCTCCGCCGCGCCGCGCCCGGCCTGCGGCTCGCCCTCGACACCGGACACCTGATCGTCACAAATGAGGCCGACCCCGCCGACACCGTCCGCGCTCGGGCCAGCCAACTCGGGACGGTCGCTGTCGAAGACATGGACCGCGGC
Protein-coding regions in this window:
- a CDS encoding inositol-3-phosphate synthase → MDVRPFPPDPSSSPSRRLGLAIVGVGGAVSTTAAAGVELLRQGRTEPHGLPLASLDTDLICDLAPYGDLVIGGWDVSGDDLAAAARGHDVLSLQQYGAAEDALAAVTPWPAVGDERFCRGVTGAHVANCDSPSVAVDAVRADLRRFRDDEGLDGVVMINLASTEATPERDAALFQSADAFEAAVEAGDDRIPPAMLYAYAAILEGVPYGNFTPSTGADVPALIELAERHGVPLAGKDGKTGQTFVKTLVAPGLRARALGVEGWFSTNILGNRDGEALREADSLASKIGTKGSVLDQILGYEVEDHVVKINYYRPRGDAKEAWDNVDLVGFLGEQMQLKINFLCKDSILAAPLVIEIARLLDAAQRDGEGGVMEWMGTFFKGPMTADGREPEHALHEQQAALLGWLEARAARRAPSEGDGAALAAVPTVEPSAS
- a CDS encoding Gfo/Idh/MocA family oxidoreductase; translation: MSSADQPFAWGIVGCGWVVRDYVAPALAATGTVAALCDPDAEALAATAPGAAHYADLDAFLRHPGLDAVYVATPNHLHAAHVAAVAEAGLPVLCEKPMARTAVEAETMIEAVHRAGVPYATAFDQRFHPAHVALRRLVAHGALGTVTCVRIHYACWTPADWAPDALYRDNWRVDPERAGGGALIDLAPHGLDLTQLLLGEPIVEVAALTQERVFDYPVDDGAVLVGRTASGALLSHTVAYNCPDAFPRRRLEVIGTEARALAVNTMGQTPGGTLTLTHADGREEAVPFDAERSPFEAQAAAFVHAVRSGEPFPYGPERDLHTMRLLDAAVQSRPVRVDPEPVTA
- a CDS encoding MBL fold metallo-hydrolase, whose amino-acid sequence is MPGSTLDLPAFCCTNCGFWQRYFDVPPDCPVCTDYRHPLPADGWSFWTADEVDRRVEVTWCEVLPDLWMFTATPGIGIGSCGFLVVREEGNIVFEGCGWYSDAALDQVESLGGVRWLAYSHAHVQGALWRLAERFRPEVVCHTEQLPTAQALPVAWPFDDRADLGDGAALLHTGGHTPGHSVLYLADRRMLFCGDALKYKLDAAPVGRPLAVSTHKAYDAHIPLTHDDMRRYRDLFAGLDVEMVVTPWEVVPEGGLPLALAMLDAQAARRPSADWFAADTHTFVPDDHFDPAHV
- a CDS encoding YcaO-like family protein, which produces MSDFPPAPDFRVPPDPPTVARYRAALNLDEVYEFALTPLDVTGIPVWTVATWLDGEFTSGIGYGTTDDRARIGAWGELAEGVFVHRLREMATQRGSYRDLAEAGARAVDPLRLRLPVGTDYTEDTERLWVEATRFVPGTSADEESAWMLLDEAAAHTYNLPPDYTPLYTPITNGLGAGDTPARALAHGLLELVQRDASSTGYRAFDRGLVLDLGGVPDPETRRWIEQIEDAGITLMAKLAGTPLGIPVIYVVGRERDLGAMPHPLVLTGCGEGAHPDRERALQKAVLEYGASRVRKRFAHGPVADLEGRVPDAYLRRVREMGVEGEEGRATDAVAEWAGLDGREQLRRLENRWFREAERLAFADLPTDRSLETPEALAADVARRCADAGLEAYSVALSPPDADVSVVKTIVPGLEVETVTYGRIGPRNVRRLLGRIEAGDAVVHPDLVGIGRPPAEAQPVPLAPEGEAALGGSAWVHLDLMEEAAGPIYAMYREPAEHVVGLRAEGAGAEAA
- a CDS encoding sugar phosphate isomerase/epimerase family protein produces the protein MLRYAYNTNGAANHRLDDALALIAECGYNGVALTLDHHHLDPFAPDLDRRAAHLDRRLRELGLGLVVETGARFLLDFRHKHRPTLLDPDPAGRTRRLDFLTRALDVCAACGGETVSFWSGPLPDGMDEDRAWGWLEEGVAAVAERAAERGVDASFEPEPGHLVDTLAGYDQLRRAAPGLRLALDTGHLIVTNEADPADTVRARASQLGTVAVEDMDRGVHLHKPFGTGDMDVPAVLAALIEVGFERLVTVELSRESPRAHEAIPESIRYLKEAEHSGALGDRAQPETAG